Proteins encoded in a region of the Micropterus dolomieu isolate WLL.071019.BEF.003 ecotype Adirondacks linkage group LG07, ASM2129224v1, whole genome shotgun sequence genome:
- the uchl3 gene encoding ubiquitin carboxyl-terminal hydrolase isozyme L3 isoform X1, with the protein MDSPRWLPLESNPEVMTKFVNCLGMRPTWQFGDVYGLDPELLSMVPRPVCAVLLLFPVTEKYETFKQEEEEKLKNQRQDVSPNVYFIKQTIGNACGTIGLIHAVANNKAHLEFEPDSPLKKFIEQTSQMTPEERATFLEKDESIRVTHESSAQEGQTEAPSLDEKVNLHFIAFVNVGGKLYELDGRKPFPIVHGETSEDTILEDAVEVCKIFMARDPQEVRFTIIALSKESY; encoded by the exons ATGGATTCTCCACGCTGGTTGCCTCTGGAGTCGAATCCAGAA GTCATGACAAAG TTTGTCAATTGTTTGGGTATGAGGCCAACCTGGCAATTTGGAGATGTATACGGATTGGATCCAGAGCTTCTGAGCATGGTACCAAGACCAGTGTGTGCAGTGCTGCTTCTGTTCCCAGTTACAGAGAAG TATGAGACATTCAagcaagaagaggaagagaaactCAAGAATCAGCGTCAGGATGTCTCTCCCAACGTCTACTTCATTAAGCAAACTATTGGAAACGCCTGTGGAACAATAGGATTAATTCACGCAGTGGCAAACAACAAGGCACACCTGGAATTTG AGCCAGATTCTCCTCTTAAGAAGTTTATTGAACAAACCTCTCAAATGACACCAGAAGAGAGGGCCACCTTCCTGGAAAAAGACGAG AGTATACGTGTTACACATGAATCCAGTGCACAGGAGGGACAGACTGAG GCACCAAGTTTAGATGAGAAAGTGAATCTGCATTTTATAGCTTTTGTGAATGTCGGAGGAAAGTTATATGAACTGG ATGGCCGGAAGCCTTTCCCTATTGTCCACGGAGAAACATCAGAAGATACTATACTCGAG GATGCTGTAGAGGTTTGTAAGATCTTCATGGCTCGCGACCCTCAGGAGGTTCGATTCACCATCATTGCCCTCTCTAAAGAGTCATACTGA
- the uchl3 gene encoding ubiquitin carboxyl-terminal hydrolase isozyme L3 isoform X2 — translation MRPTWQFGDVYGLDPELLSMVPRPVCAVLLLFPVTEKYETFKQEEEEKLKNQRQDVSPNVYFIKQTIGNACGTIGLIHAVANNKAHLEFEPDSPLKKFIEQTSQMTPEERATFLEKDESIRVTHESSAQEGQTEAPSLDEKVNLHFIAFVNVGGKLYELDGRKPFPIVHGETSEDTILEDAVEVCKIFMARDPQEVRFTIIALSKESY, via the exons ATGAGGCCAACCTGGCAATTTGGAGATGTATACGGATTGGATCCAGAGCTTCTGAGCATGGTACCAAGACCAGTGTGTGCAGTGCTGCTTCTGTTCCCAGTTACAGAGAAG TATGAGACATTCAagcaagaagaggaagagaaactCAAGAATCAGCGTCAGGATGTCTCTCCCAACGTCTACTTCATTAAGCAAACTATTGGAAACGCCTGTGGAACAATAGGATTAATTCACGCAGTGGCAAACAACAAGGCACACCTGGAATTTG AGCCAGATTCTCCTCTTAAGAAGTTTATTGAACAAACCTCTCAAATGACACCAGAAGAGAGGGCCACCTTCCTGGAAAAAGACGAG AGTATACGTGTTACACATGAATCCAGTGCACAGGAGGGACAGACTGAG GCACCAAGTTTAGATGAGAAAGTGAATCTGCATTTTATAGCTTTTGTGAATGTCGGAGGAAAGTTATATGAACTGG ATGGCCGGAAGCCTTTCCCTATTGTCCACGGAGAAACATCAGAAGATACTATACTCGAG GATGCTGTAGAGGTTTGTAAGATCTTCATGGCTCGCGACCCTCAGGAGGTTCGATTCACCATCATTGCCCTCTCTAAAGAGTCATACTGA